GTGCGCAGCAGCGTGGACTTGCCGCAGCCGGACGGGCCGACGACGCAGACCAGCTCGCCTGCGCCGACGGTGAACGTGAGGCCGGCGATCGCGGTGTGCGCGCCGTCCTTGGCCTGGTAAGTGTGGCCGAGGTCGGCCACTTCGAGCATCGCGGTCATACTTTTTCCTCCACCGTCGCGGGGGTGCGCTCCTGCTTCGGTTGCCACGCAAGGGCTTTGCGCTCGAACGCGAGGAGCACGGTGTTGAGGGCGTAGCCGAGGACACCCAGGAGGATGATCCCGGCCCACATGTCGGGGAAGTCGAACTCCCGCTGTGCGACGAGGAGTTGCGACCCGATCCCGTTGTCGGTGCCGACGAGTTCGGACACGACCATGAGCACCAAGGACAGCGACAGGGAAACCCGCAGCCCGGCGAAGATCTTCGGCGCCGCGGAGGGCAGGACGACGCCGAGGACCCACTGGGGCTTGGGGATGCGGAACACCGCCGAGGTTTCGTACTTCGTCGCGTCGACGGAGCGGGCGCCGTCGACGCTGTTGAGCAGGATCGGCCACAGCACGCCGAAGACGATCGTGACGAGCTGCATCTGGGTGCCGACGTTGAACAGCAGCAGGAACACCGGCACCAGGGCGGGCGGGGGGATGGAGCGCATGAAGGTCAGCAGGGGACCCGCGTACTGCATGCCCTTGGGCGAGCGCCCCAGGGCGACGCCGAGCGAGATGCCGATGACGGCGGCCATCGCCCAGCCGGCGAGCAGCCGGCCGACGCTCGGGAACACGTGCTCGAACACCGTGTCGGTGAGGAACAGCGTGTTCAACGGCCCGGTGAACCACAGCTCCCGCGCCGATTCCGCGATCACCGTCGGCCGCGGGAAGAACGGGTCGTCCGCGTACCAGGTGACGAGCTCCCAGACCACGACGAGGCCCACGAACACGCCCCAGCGCTGCACGAACCGGTTCACGACCGACCACCTCCCGGGGTGACCGCGCTCCAGGCGACCCAGCGGCGCTGCGCGCGCTCCAGCCCCTCGTTGAGGAGGTAGCCGAGGATGCCCGCGACCGCGGTCCCGGCGAGGACCAGGTCCATCCGACCGGCGCCGCTGCGCGCTTCCATGATGAACTGCCCGAGCCCGCCCGAGCCGCCCGCGAGCAGCTCCACGCTCACCAGCACCACCAGGCAGGTGGTGGCGGCGAGCCGGATGCCCGTGAAGACGAACGGGAGGGCGCTGGGCAGCGCCACGGAGAACAGCACCCGGACCCGGCCGGAGCCGAACACCCGGGCCGTCTCCACGAGCAGGGGGTCCAGCTCGTCCAACGCGTAGATCGTGTTGAACAGGATGGGCCAGATCGCCGCGTACACCGCGAGGCTGATCTTGGTCTCCGGCCCGATGCCCAGCAGCACGATCGCCAGCGGGATCAGGGCAACCGAGGGGATCGGCCGCAGGAACTCCACCACCGCGCGGGTGGCGTGGCGGACCGACGGCGCGGAGCCCAGCACCAGACCGAGCGGGACGGCGATCCCGATCGACAACGCCACGGCGATGAGGAGTGCGAGGACCGTCGCGAGGACGTCCCGCAGGAAAGCCTCGTCGCCCAACAACTTCACGAGTTCCACCGCTACTACGGACGGCGGCGGAAAGTACTCCGAGGGAACCAGTCGGGACCGGCCGAACAGCTCCCATACGAGGAGGAACCCGGCCACACCGAGCAGTCCTCGGGTGAGCGCACGCACGCGCAACGCCTCTTCCCAGTTGATCAACCCCAGCCAACCCGGCTCAATCTAGAGAGTGAATCGGTTCGCCACAATGAGTGGCGGGAAAACTTCATGATGTGATCTTGCGATTCGCATCGGCGCCGCCGCGCGACGAGCGGCGCGCGCGGTCCTCGACGTGCTCCCGCCACCGCGTCCGGGTGATCCGCGGGGGACGCCGGGGGGACGAGCCGCACCCCGGACACCGGTCCCCCGCCGTCCTGCTCCGACCGGCCGGGCGCCACGTCCCGCGCCCGGGCCGACAGTCCTCTTGGGACACCGGCGGCCGGTGTCCCGCCACGACGGGCGGTCGGCCCCTACAGGCCGACGGCCTTGTACAGCGACCCGACCTCCTGCCGGTTCAGCACCCGCATGGACCCGGGCCGCTGGTTCCCCAACCGGACCTCGCCCACGGCCGTGCGCACCAGGTGCTCCACGGGGTGACCGACGTGCTCCAGCAACCGGCGCACGATGTGCTTGCGCCCCTCGTGCAGGACCACTTCCACCAGCGCCTTGCCGGGCATGGCCGAGATCAGCTTGAACGAGTCGACCTTGATCGGCCCGTCCTCCA
This region of Saccharothrix longispora genomic DNA includes:
- a CDS encoding ABC transporter permease gives rise to the protein MNRFVQRWGVFVGLVVVWELVTWYADDPFFPRPTVIAESARELWFTGPLNTLFLTDTVFEHVFPSVGRLLAGWAMAAVIGISLGVALGRSPKGMQYAGPLLTFMRSIPPPALVPVFLLLFNVGTQMQLVTIVFGVLWPILLNSVDGARSVDATKYETSAVFRIPKPQWVLGVVLPSAAPKIFAGLRVSLSLSLVLMVVSELVGTDNGIGSQLLVAQREFDFPDMWAGIILLGVLGYALNTVLLAFERKALAWQPKQERTPATVEEKV
- a CDS encoding ABC transporter permease, producing the protein MRALTRGLLGVAGFLLVWELFGRSRLVPSEYFPPPSVVAVELVKLLGDEAFLRDVLATVLALLIAVALSIGIAVPLGLVLGSAPSVRHATRAVVEFLRPIPSVALIPLAIVLLGIGPETKISLAVYAAIWPILFNTIYALDELDPLLVETARVFGSGRVRVLFSVALPSALPFVFTGIRLAATTCLVVLVSVELLAGGSGGLGQFIMEARSGAGRMDLVLAGTAVAGILGYLLNEGLERAQRRWVAWSAVTPGGGRS